TATTAGTGAACCGAGACTTGAAGAACGTAGAAGAAGCTCGGGATTTTTTGTTTGATACAGGTGATTCTTTTCATGATCCATTTTTATTCAATGATATGAAAAAAGCAGTCGAACGCATACAGAATGCAATTGAAAACCAGGAAAGAATCCTGGTATACGGGGATTATGATGCCGATGGAGTCAGCAGTACGTCTGTGATGATGACTGTTCTTCGTGATATAGGTGCCGAGGTGGAATTTTATATTCCAAACCGCTTCAGTGAAGGCTATGGTCCGAACGAAGCAGCATTCCGCTGGGCAAAGGATGAAGGGTTTACGGTGATCATTACGGTCGATACTGGGATATCAGCCGTACATGAAGCAAAAATAGCCAGGGAATTGGGTGTTGATTTGATCATCACGGACCACCATGAACCGGGTCCTGTCCTGCCTGAAGCACATTCCATCATCCACCCTAAGATAGAAGGCTCAGAATATCCATTCGAAGACCTTGCAGGAGTAGGGGTAGCCTTCAAGCTTGCCCATGCTTTATATGGAGAACTTCCCGCCCATCTCCTTGATCTTGCCGCGATTGGGACGATTGCTGATCTGGTGCCGCTCCGCGGGGAAAATCGGATCCTTGCTAAGCGGGGAATCGCAAAGCTCCGTGTAACGGAACGCAAAGGGATAAAAGCTTTATGCAAAGTGGCAAATTCCCACCAGCATGAAATGACGGAAGAGTCGATCGGTTTTATGATTGCTCCCCGCATCAATGCGGTTGGACGTTTGGGAGACGCAGATCCTGCAGTGGATCTCATGTTAACGGAAGATGAAGAAGAAGCGAAAGCCCTGGCTGTAGAAATCGATTCGCTCAATAAGGAAAGACAAGCCATTGTGACTGAGATGACACAAGAAGCGATAGAGATGGTGGAGAATGATTTTCCTCTGGATGACAACTCTGTACTCGTGATCGGCAAAGAAGGATGGAATTCCGGGGTTGTTGGGATCGTGGCATCAAGATTAGTAGATAAATTCTATCGTCCTACTATTGTGTTGAGCTTTGACTCTGAAAAAGGGATGGCAAAGGGCTCCGCCAGAAGCATTGTCGGCTTTGATTTATTTAAAAGCTTATCAAAATGCCGTGATATCCTGCCGCATTTCGGCGGACATCCGATGGCGGCCGGTATGACATTGGAGCTTGACCGCGTGGGTGAGCTTAGAAATAGACTCAATGAAATTGCTGAAAGTGAATTGACGGAAGAAGATTTTATTCCCGTCACGGTAATGGATGCAGCAGTCAAAATGGAAGAGATTACAATCGAATCGATCGAGAAGCTCTCGCTTCTCGCTCCGTTTGGGATGCAAAATCCCAAACCAAAGTGGGTCATCGAAAATGTTTCGATTGAACACTATAAAAAAATTGGATCGAATCAAAATCATCTTAAAGTAGTGCTGGGGGATGAAGCCAATAAATTGGACGGCGTCGGTTTTGGTCTGGGAGAACTCGCTGATCATATCACACCGTTTTCAGATGCCTCCATCATTGGTGAATTATCGATCAATGAGTGGAATAATCGGAAGAAACCCCAGATCTTCCTGCATGATATTAAAATCGATCAATGGCAGCTCTTTGATGTACGCGGAATAAGGCAAGTCGATAAATGGGAAAAGCATGTTCCCGGAGAAAACAAAAAGATCTTTTGTTTCCATTCATCAACTCTTGAGAAGCTGAATATGAAAGATCGGAAGGACATTCATCTGGTAGAAGATGCTGAATCACTGAATGAGGTATCGATTGATGGTGGAAGCGTCGTGTTCCTGGATATGCCTGCCTCAATGGACCTGGTGAAAGCCATCGTTGGAAAAGGCAAGCCTCACCGCATTTATGCCCATTTCTTCCAGGATGAAGATCATTTCTTCAGTACGATGCCCACCCGTGACCATTTCAAATGGTATTATGCCTTTTTAACAAAGCGGGGCTCGTTCGATTTAAACAAGCATGGCGATGATCTTGCAAAATATAAAGGCTGGTCGAAAGAAACAATAGATTTCATGTCACAGGTGTTTTTTGAATTGAAGTTTGTTACAATAGACAATGGATTTATTTCTCTTAATCCTGTTAAAACCAAGAAAGACTTATCAGAGTCCACGGCGTATCAGAAGAAACAGCAGCAATACGAACTTGAAAACGAGTTGTTATATTCTTCTTACAACGAGTTGAAGGCTTGGTTTAATGAGAGGATAAAAGAGTCCGTTACATTTGAGGAGGAAGTAGAAGCATGGACTTAAAACAATATGTTACAATCGTTGAAAACTGGCCTAAAGAAGGGATCAAATTCAAAGATATCACCACACTCATGGATAATGGTGATGCTTATAGATATGCTACAGACCAAATCGTAGAATACGCAAAAGAAAAACAAATCGACCTGGTAGTGGGACCGGAAGCAAGAGGATTCATCATCGGATGTCCGGTAGCATATGCGTTGGGCGTAGGTTTTGCACCGGTACGCAAACCGGGTAAACTGCCTCGTGAAACGATCAAGAAAGAGTATGGATTGGAATATGGCAAAGATGCTCTGACGATCCATAAGGATGCGATCAAGCCAGGTCAGCGAGTACTTATCACAGACGACCTCCTTGCAACAGGCGGTACGATAGAAGCAACGATCAAGCTTGTTGAAGAACTTGGCGGTATCGTGGCAGGATGTGCATTCCTCATTGAACTCACATACCTAGACGGCCGTGATAAACTCGAAGGATATGACGTCCTTACACTAATGCAATACTAATCGTTTACATTCTTTCATCACCGTCAATACTACACATAAACGAATCCATAAGGGACTGGCATGCCGAAATGTCAGCCCTTTTTTATATATTTGATTATGTTTTCAAAAATAAGATTGATAAAGTCTATGCTTTTATTACGCAGATAAAATATTTGATGGGTACATTCTAAATTCAACTATGCTTATGATAACTTCAATATTTAGTACTTCCAGCTGTTGGTTGAAGTGCAAGACGAAGACTCCTATCAGAAAAGCGGAAGTGCTTTGCTCAGAGGCATATGACACCTGCCTCTAAGCTCTGCAACTGGACAGTTAACTCTCCTTACGAAGCGACAAGGAGGCTCACGGGTCACCCGCGGGAAAGCGAAGTCTTCCACTGAAATCAAAAGCGGTATTAATAGTGATTGAATTCGACTTATTTCGACAAAATTAGATGAAATCTGAGAATTTTACCCTAAACACTTTACAGAACCTTAATTTTTTTTGATAATAGTAACAATCATTAAAATTGAAACAGCACTGAAAATTTTTAAATATAAAGGTGATTTTGATCATGTCCAAAGATCAAGTACTAACCCCTGAACAGGTTATCGATAGAACAAAAGAATATTTGAATGATGAGCACGTGCAAATGGTACAGAAAGCCTATGATTTTGCCAAGGAAGCTCATAAGGAACAATACCGAAAATCCGGTGAACCTTATATCATCCACCCGATTCAAGTTGCCGGAATCCTGGCAGATCTGGAAATGGATCCGTCAACTGTCGCTGCCGGGTTTCTTCATGATGTAGTGGAGGATACCGATATCTCACTGTCCGAGATTGAAACGGCCTTTAACGCAGAAGTGGCCATGCTCGTGGATGGGGTTACAAAGCTTGGTAAGATCAAATATAAATCCCAGGAAGAACAGCAAGCTGAAAATCACCGGAAAATGTTTGTTGCGATGGCCCAGGATATCAGGGTCATCCTGATCAAGCTTGCCGACCGTCTGCATAATATGAGGACACTGAAGCATCTGCCTCAGGAAAAACAAAGAAGGATTGCGAATGAGACGCTGGAAATCTTCGCTCCCCTTGCCCACCGGCTGGGGATCTCTAAAATCAAATGGGAGCTCGAAGATACTTCCCTGAGGTATTTGAATCCTCAGCAATATTACCGGATCGTCAACCTAATGAAGAAAAAGCGTGCAGAACGTGAAGAGTATCTGGATGATGTAGTGAATGAAGTGAAGGACCGCCTTGGTGATGTACAAATCGAAGCGGAGATTTCAGGACGCCCGAAACATATTTACAGCATCTACCGCAAGATGGCTCTTCAAAATAAGCAGTTCAATGAAATTTATGACCTTCTGGCCGTCAGGATCGTTGTGGACAGCATCAAAGATTGTTACGCGGTGCTGGGAATCATCCATACTTGCTGGAAACCAATGCCTGGCAGATTCAAGGATTATATCGCCATGCCTAAACCGAATATGTATCAATCTCTTCACACAACCGTCATCGGACCCAAAGGAGATCCTCTCGAAGTTCAGATCAGGACGCTTGAGATGCATGAAATCGCTGAGTACGGGGTAGCAGCCCATTGGGCTTATAAAGAAGGTAAAGACATCGATGATAAAGTTTCATTTGAAAAGAAACTTTCATGGTTCAGGGAAATCCTTGAGTTCCAGAATGAATCGGCCAATGCTGAGGAATTCATGGAATCTCTTAAAATCGACCTTTTTTCAGATATGGTGTTTGTGTTTACGCCAAAAGGGGATGTTCTCGAGTTACCGTCCGGCTCCGTTCCGATCGACTTTTCCTACCGCATCCACTCTGAAATCGGAAATAAGACGATCGGTGCCAAGGTGAACGGAAAAATGGTGACGCTGGATTATAAATTAAAGACGGGTGACATCATCGAAATCCTTACGTCAAAACATTCGTATGGACCGAGTCAAGATTGGTTGAAGCTTGCCCAGACTTCCCAGGCCAAGAATAAAATAAAGCAATTCTTCAAAAAGCAGAGAAGAGAAGAGAACATTGAAAAGGGCCGCGATCTGGTTGAAAAGGAAATTAAAAATCAGGACTTTGATTTAAAAGAGATCCTGACTGCAGAAAACATCCAGCGTGTCTCTGAGAAGTTCAATTTTTCTAATGAAGAAGATATGTATGCCGCTGTCGGCTACAATGGGATCACGGCTGCCCAAATTGCCAACCGCCTGACAGAGAAAGACCGTAAGAAACGTGAACAGGAAGATAAGCTCGAAGAAACAATGAAGGAACTGAACGCCGCTCAGCCTACTAAGAAGAAGAAGGATGCCGGGGTACAAGTGAAGGGGATCGACAACCTGCTGATCAGGTTATCTCGATGCTGCAGTCCCGTACCCGGGGATGAAATTGTCGGTTTTATTACAAAAGGCCGCGGAGTTTCTGTACACCGGGCAGATTGTACGAATGTCCAGACGGAAGAAGTGGGACAGCGCCTGATTCCGGTTTCCTGGGAAGGGGACGGACAGGATCGGAAGGAATATAACGTTGATATTGAAATATCAGGCTATGACCGCAGAGGTCTCTTAAATGAAGTGCTGCAAGTAGTAAATGAAACGAAGACAAATATTACTGCTGTCAGCGGTAAGTCAGATCGGAATAAAATGGCAACCATCAATATGTCTATTTCGATACAGAATATCTCGCACCTACACAGGGTTGTCGAGAGAATCAAACAAATTTCTGATGTATATGCTGTTCGCAGAATTATGAACTAGGGGAGGTTTCTTTCATGAAAGTCGTCCTGCAGAGAAGTAAAGAAGCCTCTGTGACTGTCGGGGGAGAAGTGACCGGAAGGATTCAGTCAGGCTTTGTTCTGCTTGTGGGCATCACCCATGAAGATACAGAAGAAGACGCCCGCTATATAGCGGATAAAGTGGTGAATCTAAGAGTATTTGAGGATGAAGACGGAAAGATGAATCACTCCCTGCTTGATGTAGAGGGTGACATTTTATCCATTTCTCAATTCACATTATATGGTGACTGCCGAAAAGGCAGAAGACCGAATTTCATGGAGGCAGCAAAACCCGATCATGCTCTCCCACTTTATGAACATTTCAATCGATTGTTGGAAGAAAAAGGTGTAAAGGTGCAAACAGGTGTGTTCGGTGAAATGATGGATGTCAAATTAACAAACGACGGACCTGTCACACTGATCCTGGAAAGTAAATAACTAATGAAAAAGCTGCTCCGTGTGGGGCAGCTTTTTCATTTATTGGTATCGAGGCTCAGGACCTTCAATTAGAGAAATAGTCATTCAGCCCATGATAGATGGCTGTTGCAGCCAAATCTTGATAATAATGTGAAGTCATATTCGCTTCTTCGGCAGGATTGCTTAAAAATCCTAATTCGAGCAGGATGGCAGCCTGTTTATTTTCGCGGATGACATGATAATCGCCTAAACGGACACCGCGGTCTCTTGATGGCAGCCGGCTTGCAAGGCTCTCATGCACGTCGTAAGCC
This Bacillus sp. Marseille-Q1617 DNA region includes the following protein-coding sequences:
- a CDS encoding adenine phosphoribosyltransferase; amino-acid sequence: MDLKQYVTIVENWPKEGIKFKDITTLMDNGDAYRYATDQIVEYAKEKQIDLVVGPEARGFIIGCPVAYALGVGFAPVRKPGKLPRETIKKEYGLEYGKDALTIHKDAIKPGQRVLITDDLLATGGTIEATIKLVEELGGIVAGCAFLIELTYLDGRDKLEGYDVLTLMQY
- the dtd gene encoding D-aminoacyl-tRNA deacylase, with amino-acid sequence MKVVLQRSKEASVTVGGEVTGRIQSGFVLLVGITHEDTEEDARYIADKVVNLRVFEDEDGKMNHSLLDVEGDILSISQFTLYGDCRKGRRPNFMEAAKPDHALPLYEHFNRLLEEKGVKVQTGVFGEMMDVKLTNDGPVTLILESK
- a CDS encoding bifunctional (p)ppGpp synthetase/guanosine-3',5'-bis(diphosphate) 3'-pyrophosphohydrolase; the encoded protein is MSKDQVLTPEQVIDRTKEYLNDEHVQMVQKAYDFAKEAHKEQYRKSGEPYIIHPIQVAGILADLEMDPSTVAAGFLHDVVEDTDISLSEIETAFNAEVAMLVDGVTKLGKIKYKSQEEQQAENHRKMFVAMAQDIRVILIKLADRLHNMRTLKHLPQEKQRRIANETLEIFAPLAHRLGISKIKWELEDTSLRYLNPQQYYRIVNLMKKKRAEREEYLDDVVNEVKDRLGDVQIEAEISGRPKHIYSIYRKMALQNKQFNEIYDLLAVRIVVDSIKDCYAVLGIIHTCWKPMPGRFKDYIAMPKPNMYQSLHTTVIGPKGDPLEVQIRTLEMHEIAEYGVAAHWAYKEGKDIDDKVSFEKKLSWFREILEFQNESANAEEFMESLKIDLFSDMVFVFTPKGDVLELPSGSVPIDFSYRIHSEIGNKTIGAKVNGKMVTLDYKLKTGDIIEILTSKHSYGPSQDWLKLAQTSQAKNKIKQFFKKQRREENIEKGRDLVEKEIKNQDFDLKEILTAENIQRVSEKFNFSNEEDMYAAVGYNGITAAQIANRLTEKDRKKREQEDKLEETMKELNAAQPTKKKKDAGVQVKGIDNLLIRLSRCCSPVPGDEIVGFITKGRGVSVHRADCTNVQTEEVGQRLIPVSWEGDGQDRKEYNVDIEISGYDRRGLLNEVLQVVNETKTNITAVSGKSDRNKMATINMSISIQNISHLHRVVERIKQISDVYAVRRIMN
- the recJ gene encoding single-stranded-DNA-specific exonuclease RecJ; this encodes MLNSKTRWMIAESDQQKIEELERELKIPSLVAKLLVNRDLKNVEEARDFLFDTGDSFHDPFLFNDMKKAVERIQNAIENQERILVYGDYDADGVSSTSVMMTVLRDIGAEVEFYIPNRFSEGYGPNEAAFRWAKDEGFTVIITVDTGISAVHEAKIARELGVDLIITDHHEPGPVLPEAHSIIHPKIEGSEYPFEDLAGVGVAFKLAHALYGELPAHLLDLAAIGTIADLVPLRGENRILAKRGIAKLRVTERKGIKALCKVANSHQHEMTEESIGFMIAPRINAVGRLGDADPAVDLMLTEDEEEAKALAVEIDSLNKERQAIVTEMTQEAIEMVENDFPLDDNSVLVIGKEGWNSGVVGIVASRLVDKFYRPTIVLSFDSEKGMAKGSARSIVGFDLFKSLSKCRDILPHFGGHPMAAGMTLELDRVGELRNRLNEIAESELTEEDFIPVTVMDAAVKMEEITIESIEKLSLLAPFGMQNPKPKWVIENVSIEHYKKIGSNQNHLKVVLGDEANKLDGVGFGLGELADHITPFSDASIIGELSINEWNNRKKPQIFLHDIKIDQWQLFDVRGIRQVDKWEKHVPGENKKIFCFHSSTLEKLNMKDRKDIHLVEDAESLNEVSIDGGSVVFLDMPASMDLVKAIVGKGKPHRIYAHFFQDEDHFFSTMPTRDHFKWYYAFLTKRGSFDLNKHGDDLAKYKGWSKETIDFMSQVFFELKFVTIDNGFISLNPVKTKKDLSESTAYQKKQQQYELENELLYSSYNELKAWFNERIKESVTFEEEVEAWT